The region AAGGCAGAAAGGGCACCCCCCTACCGCACAGAACCCCTAACCCCAGACGTCAAAGGCGACCCCCGTGCCTTCCAGACATGCCGCCCAGAGTACTCAGCCATGACCCTTGACCTGTCCCAGCGGCCTGCCCCAGTCCATTCCAAGCAGGCCTTTTTCCTGCTGCACAAAGTGACCGTCCTGAAGGGCAGCATGGACCCTGTGGACGTAACCGGTTTCCTCACCAAGCTTAGCCACCTGCACCCTGACCAGACACCTTTAGTGAGGGGTGACACGCGTTTCATCATGCTGCTCCGCTACTCAGTGGAAAACCTGAGTCACTTCAGTCACTCCCAGCTACTGAAGGTGCTGAGGTCTTTTGTTTGGCTGGGCCTGCCCCCCACTCACAGCATGCTGGGGCTGTATGAGGCTGAGCTGGGCCGCAGGGCCGGGGAGATGGGCCTCCACCAGCTGCTGTTGGCCGCAGACCTGTGGCGCTGCCTGGGGAGGTCTGTGCCTCAGTACCTGCAGTGCCTGTATGACTGCGCCAGCCTGCACTTAGGCCAGGTAGGTGTCCCTGAGATAGTCCAACTTCTGTATGTGATGGGGGAGGGCAGGCACTGCCCCAAAGAGCTAGTTCACCCCTTAGAGCAGATACTGATGCGTCACCTGGACCAGCTGGAGCCAGAGGAGGTAGGTGCTGTGTGCCTGGGCCTGTTCAAGTCCCAGACAGCTCTCTCGGAAGGAGCGGTGAACCGGCTGGTGGACAGAGCCCACTCGGTTGTGTATGAGATGAGTGACTTTGCCATGGTGAACGTGATGAAGCTGCTGCGTTTTAGCTACCTGGACCATCGGGCTTGGCTTGAGGTCATGGCGCATGAGGTGCCTCGCCGCGCCCCCAGCATGGGCGTCCAGGGGCTGATGCATGTGGCACTAGCCTGCTCGTCCCTGCATTACCGCAACGAACGCATCCTCCTGGCTGTTGCTGAGCGCCTGCCGTCGTTAGCGCCACACTGTCGGAGCAAAGACTCAGGCAAGCTGATATGGGCCTTTGGGACCCTAGGTGTCCTGCCCAGCCAGTGCCCTAACTTCTACCCCAGCCTCATTGAGGCCCTCCggcagagagaggctgagttCCAGCGCTATCCTGAGCACCTCCTAACAGGGCTCCTCGGTCTGGCTTTCATCTGTCACCTCCCTGAGGACCTTGTGGAGTTAGCTTTGAGCCCCGAGTTTGTTAGCCTAGCCACCAGGTCCAAACAGCAGGATCTGAAGAAAGACTTGTTCACTCTGGATGGGACGGTGGCGTTGGAGCTGCCTCACTGGACTGGCCCGCGGCTGAGTAGAGAGCTGCGGGAGGAGACAACAGAGATTCTGTGGCGCTTTGCCCAGAAGGACGTGTGTCAGAAGGTTGAGGTCCTGGAGGCAGAGGCCGTGTTACGGGACCTTCTGGGTGGAGAGGAGTTTGTGAGCAAACGAATGATCCTGCCTCACACCCGCTCCATCGACCTGGAGGTGCATTTGAACCCTGTCGGACAGCCGCTACCTGTGACCTCAGCGCAGACATACCCCATTTCCTCCCAGGATTGGAGCACTTCTTCTGGCTCTTCTACTCAGGGCTGGGAGAAGATCAACACAGGAGTCACTCTCACCAAGGACCTTTTGACTCAACTTACCAATGGCAGAAAGACCCCCCTTCCCCCAACCCAAGCTTCTAAGCTGCCCCTCCGAAGGACAGAGCCGGATGAGGGAGGGGGGCTGTTCAGTGTGGGAGTCGACCTGACGGACGGGCTTGTGGGGGCTCTGACCAAACGTAACAACCCAGACCCACTCCCCAGGGACTCCCACAAAGCCTCCATAGCCCCCATCAGACTGGCCATTCAGGTGACGAACAGGAACCACTACTGCTACCGCTCTCCACAGCTGCTGGGGCTGCACGCCATGAAAAGGAGGCAGCTGAAGCTGACTGGATACCAAGTGGTGGAGCTGCCTTACCGTGAGTGGTTCCCTCTGCTGAGGCGAACCCACGCTGAGAAACTGGCCTATATGCACTGCAAGGTTTACGGCACCCTTGACTGACGTGTTCACATGTTGAAGGGCTAGGTGGAGATTAACATTTTAGCTAACACCTATCCAGTGCTTTTAGATCTCTGAACACTGAAGTGGTAGAGGCTAGGAACCCGAAATGAAACCAGGCCCAAGGCTTACCAGGACAGTGGTTTTTTTTTGTAAGCTTATGGGCAATCCTTGTTGAGAGGCTGTTGAATATAATGtgtcagatttttaccttgtcagctcagggattcgatccagcaacctttcggttactggccaaacactctaaccactaggctgcctgccacccCTGATCAGTGTGAGAGGtgtcaaaaataaatgttatgaCTGCAAGATTTTGAACGGCAGCCAAACATGACTTCTGCATGTTCTTCATGTGTGGGATGGAATTTTTTTGTTGCTAGGCCTGAGCTAAATGGTAAAAGAGGATCTATTAAGCGACCGTAATGAATGAATACTttgaatgtacagtacatatcactTCCTCACTGTTGACATGTTTGCAGTATTCCATTAAAAACCGCTTCAGAGAACTCCTTTTAGTATCTTCTGTGTCATAACTCGGGGTGGTAGGCGATATACAGttccttcgaaaagtattcagaccccttgacttttttcacattttgttacgttacagctttattctcaaattgattaaattgtttttcccccctcatcaatctacaaacaatagcccaaagacattacatttacagaagtattcagaccctatactcagtactttgtggaagcacctttggcagcgattacagcatcaagtcttcttgggtatgacactgtaagcttggcacacctgtatttggggagtttctcccattcttctctgcagatcctctcaagctctgtcaggttggatggggagcgttgctgcacatctattttcaggccgatttcaagttttcataacaatcgaaaatcggtatttttgggcgccgatttgcctaattttatttttaaaaatgtacacctttatttaatctttatttaactaggcaagtcacttaagaacacatttttattttcaatgacggcctagatttttaaccttgtcagctcgggggatccaatcttgcaaccttacagttaactagtccaatgctctaacactgattacattgcactccacgaggagcctgcctgtgctgtgaatgcagtaagctaaggtaaattgctagctagcattaaacttatcttataaaaacaatcaatcaatgactgtcattgctccaatgtgtacttaaccataaacatcaatgcctttcttaaaatcaatacacaagtatatatttttaaacctgcatatttagctaaaagaaatccaggttagcaggcaatattaaccaggtgaaattgtcatttctcttgcgttcattgcacgcagagtcagggtatatgcaacagtttgggccgcctggctctttgcgaactaatttgcctgaattttacgtaattatgacataacattgaaggttgtgcaatgtaacaggaatatttacactcatggatgccacccgttagataaaatacggaacggaataaacgttttgttttcgaggtgatagtttccggattagtcaaaggtatatggtttagagagaaatagtcgacgcgttataattcctgtaataacttgcggctgaacttgaaaggggttccttcgttattttaccgttcatgtcttccatagagaaggtcttgatctacttcaaataaggtctgtgtttcgtgcaggcttaaaccacCTCGAcattttgatacccgtgtaaatctcactaggataaggtaacgtttgtcaacatattttcataaatccactctacaaaaaaaatgatcttcgcttatatttagccaatattgatcagagttaccttgtcctatggatatctacacagttataaaattggcaaggtggtgtaagcctacacgaaaaacagaccttattttaagtgaatctaaaaaatcctatggaataaatgaaggaaccgcttttcagattttgctagaagatGTCATGGGAatgatcaaatcaagtttattttatatagtccttcgtacatcagctaatatctcgaagtgctgtacagaaacccagcctaaaaccccaaacagcaagcaatgcaggtgtagaagcacggtggctaggaaaaactcctagaaaggccaaaacctaggaagaaacctagagaggaaccaggctatgaggggtggccagtcctcttctggctgtgccgggtggagattataacagaacatggccaagatgttcaaaatgttcataagtgacaagcatggtcaaataatatcaggaataaatgtcagttggcttttcatagccgatcattaagagttgaaaacagcaggtctgggacagtgggttccataaccgcaggcagaacagttgaaactggaatagcagcaaggccaggtggactggggacagcaaggagtcatcatgcccggtagtcctgacgtatggtcctagggctcaggtcctccgagagagagaaagaaagagagaaggagagaattagagagagctaagattttcaaaatgttcataaatgacaagcatggtcaataataatcaggaataaatgtcagttggcttttcatagccaatcattaagagttgaaagcagcaggtctgggacaggtaggggttccataaccgcaggcagaacagttaaacttgaacagcagcaagccaggtagactggggacagcaaggagtcatcatgcccggtagtcctgacgtatggtcctagggctcaggttctccgagagagagaaagaaagagagaaggagagaattagagagagcatacttaaattcacacaggacactggataagacaggagaagtactccagatataaccaactgaccctagccccccgacacataaactactgcagcataaatactggaggctgagacaggaggggtcaggagacactgactcgcactttggtcgtcaattcttaccatgcccattattaaaataggatttcctgcatatagaaatgacagtttttgttttcaacattcatcacaggtaacttaaactctatttttattcaaacagttgagagtatttgtctcctaagcagactcttcagtatcattgtcacttcagagctgtgtgtgtgtatttatgtattatattaagttaaaataaaagtgttctttgttcatttagtattgttgcaattgtcattattacaaaaatgtgttttttttgccctccaataatcggtatcggtatcggcgttgaaaaatcataatcggtcgacctctactccagagatgtttgtttgggttcaagtctggtttctggctgggacactcaaggacattcaaagacttgccccgaagccacccctgcgttgtcttggctgtgtgcttcgggtcgctgtcctgttggaaggtgaaccttcgccccagtctgaagtttagcgcactctggagcaggttcatcaaggatctctctgtactttgctccgttcatctttgcctcgattctgactagtctcccagtcactgccgctgaaaaacaaccccacagcatggtgctgtcaccaccatgcttcgccgtagggatggtgccaggtttcctctagacgtgacactttgcattcaggccaagagttcaatcttgatttcatgaGACTAGAGATTActttttctcatggtcagagtcctttttaggtgccttttggcaaactccaagcgggctgttgttTATTTTACGGAGGAGgtgcttccgtctgtccactctaccataaaggcctgatttgtggagtgctgcagagatggttgtcctggaaggttctcccatctccacagaggagctctgtcagtgaccatcagattcttggtcacctccctgaccaaggcccttctccccaaattgctcagtttggcctgggtggccagctctaggaagagtcttggtggttccaaacttcttccatttaagaatgatggatgacactttgttcttggggaccttctatgctgcagacattttttggtacccttccccagatctgtgcctcgacacaatcctgtctcggagctctacggataattccttaaacctcattgcttggtttttctctgacatgcactgtcaactgtgggaccttatatagacaggtgtgtgcctttccaaatcatgtccaatcaattgaatttagcacaggtggactccaatcaagttgtagaaacatctcaaggatgatcaatggaaacaggctgcacctgagctcaatttcgagtctcatagcaaagggtctgaatacttttttgtttgtatatatttgcaaacatttctgaaaaccccataatgacaaagcaaaaacaggttttgtgtgtagattgctgaggattttttaaaatccattttagaataaggctgaaacgtaacaatgtgtaaaaagtcaaagggtctgataactttccgaaggcactgtagcctaTCATTAGGCTTTTTCCCCCTCGATTTTATGGGTTTAAATATTGCGATATTTAACAGCTTTGTAACCTGTATGTTTTGTGCAATTTGCCCCCAGTCCAGCTGTCCATACAGTATAGATATCTGATTCATGTCTACCACATATGTGATTTGGCCTAAAATGTTCTATTATAATACGCCAACCCCTAAATCCAGCAGTTTTATTTTTCTCCCAGCTATGTATTTCTGCTTCACTATGCACGTGCATTCATGTATTTCATTTAATTAAGAAAAAGTATGAGGTTTTCATGTTATTGAGTGGAAGCACATATGTGAAGGGTTTAAATTACCATTCATTAATGTTAATCAGGAATTCAAAGTAGCATCTTCAATCTAAAGCCCATGTTCCCTTTTGTACATGCAGGAAATATAAGTATTCTTGATTGACTGTTCATACACCTGGTTCCCCAGATTTTAGTTATTAGTGTGTGAGTTTGTTTGCGTGTGGGTGAGTAATCGAAGGCCAAGCGTACAACATTtaagaacactaaacaataatCAGAGGTGTGGGGCAACTTC is a window of Salvelinus sp. IW2-2015 linkage group LG5, ASM291031v2, whole genome shotgun sequence DNA encoding:
- the LOC111964061 gene encoding FAST kinase domain-containing protein 5, mitochondrial isoform X1; the protein is MIYIFPCLLRWMSAGSLCHVARLRHLSLALHRQFLRARHLHNAYGEPETEGLDEEDRKEGVLPGGYRLQYNPSSYYRPQHDPGASLSRLEMEEQCQSTVTSAFRQQSNRYSVSSSRRLSSTKNTLLDLAFNRGTGAKAERAPPYRTEPLTPDVKGDPRAFQTCRPEYSAMTLDLSQRPAPVHSKQAFFLLHKVTVLKGSMDPVDVTGFLTKLSHLHPDQTPLVRGDTRFIMLLRYSVENLSHFSHSQLLKVLRSFVWLGLPPTHSMLGLYEAELGRRAGEMGLHQLLLAADLWRCLGRSVPQYLQCLYDCASLHLGQVGVPEIVQLLYVMGEGRHCPKELVHPLEQILMRHLDQLEPEEVGAVCLGLFKSQTALSEGAVNRLVDRAHSVVYEMSDFAMVNVMKLLRFSYLDHRAWLEVMAHEVPRRAPSMGVQGLMHVALACSSLHYRNERILLAVAERLPSLAPHCRSKDSGKLIWAFGTLGVLPSQCPNFYPSLIEALRQREAEFQRYPEHLLTGLLGLAFICHLPEDLVELALSPEFVSLATRSKQQDLKKDLFTLDGTVALELPHWTGPRLSRELREETTEILWRFAQKDVCQKVEVLEAEAVLRDLLGGEEFVSKRMILPHTRSIDLEVHLNPVGQPLPVTSAQTYPISSQDWSTSSGSSTQGWEKINTGVTLTKDLLTQLTNGRKTPLPPTQASKLPLRRTEPDEGGGLFSVGVDLTDGLVGALTKRNNPDPLPRDSHKASIAPIRLAIQVTNRNHYCYRSPQLLGLHAMKRRQLKLTGYQVVELPYREWFPLLRRTHAEKLAYMHCKVYGTLD
- the LOC111964061 gene encoding FAST kinase domain-containing protein 5, mitochondrial isoform X2, producing MSAGSLCHVARLRHLSLALHRQFLRARHLHNAYGEPETEGLDEEDRKEGVLPGGYRLQYNPSSYYRPQHDPGASLSRLEMEEQCQSTVTSAFRQQSNRYSVSSSRRLSSTKNTLLDLAFNRGTGAKAERAPPYRTEPLTPDVKGDPRAFQTCRPEYSAMTLDLSQRPAPVHSKQAFFLLHKVTVLKGSMDPVDVTGFLTKLSHLHPDQTPLVRGDTRFIMLLRYSVENLSHFSHSQLLKVLRSFVWLGLPPTHSMLGLYEAELGRRAGEMGLHQLLLAADLWRCLGRSVPQYLQCLYDCASLHLGQVGVPEIVQLLYVMGEGRHCPKELVHPLEQILMRHLDQLEPEEVGAVCLGLFKSQTALSEGAVNRLVDRAHSVVYEMSDFAMVNVMKLLRFSYLDHRAWLEVMAHEVPRRAPSMGVQGLMHVALACSSLHYRNERILLAVAERLPSLAPHCRSKDSGKLIWAFGTLGVLPSQCPNFYPSLIEALRQREAEFQRYPEHLLTGLLGLAFICHLPEDLVELALSPEFVSLATRSKQQDLKKDLFTLDGTVALELPHWTGPRLSRELREETTEILWRFAQKDVCQKVEVLEAEAVLRDLLGGEEFVSKRMILPHTRSIDLEVHLNPVGQPLPVTSAQTYPISSQDWSTSSGSSTQGWEKINTGVTLTKDLLTQLTNGRKTPLPPTQASKLPLRRTEPDEGGGLFSVGVDLTDGLVGALTKRNNPDPLPRDSHKASIAPIRLAIQVTNRNHYCYRSPQLLGLHAMKRRQLKLTGYQVVELPYREWFPLLRRTHAEKLAYMHCKVYGTLD